One region of Anaeromyxobacter paludicola genomic DNA includes:
- a CDS encoding FAS1-like dehydratase domain-containing protein: MAIDRKHLGRRYGPYRYAVGLEKLREFAVAVAGGIPGSAFPGEPPQPPHPLLVDEAAGAASPYGSVVAAPTFCAVFAMRPFAAACVDPALGIDLVRLVHAEQEFEYGAPIRPGDVLETTGEVTGIEARSRLDFLTVTTTSVNQRGERVVQGTWTAIVRG; this comes from the coding sequence ATGGCCATCGACCGCAAGCACCTCGGCCGCCGCTACGGCCCGTACCGCTACGCCGTGGGGCTCGAGAAGCTGCGCGAGTTCGCGGTGGCGGTGGCGGGCGGCATCCCCGGGAGCGCCTTCCCCGGCGAGCCGCCGCAGCCCCCCCACCCGCTCCTCGTGGACGAGGCCGCCGGCGCCGCCTCCCCCTACGGCAGCGTGGTCGCCGCGCCGACCTTCTGCGCGGTCTTCGCCATGCGCCCCTTCGCGGCGGCCTGCGTCGACCCGGCGCTCGGCATCGACCTCGTCCGGCTGGTCCACGCCGAGCAGGAGTTCGAGTACGGCGCGCCGATCCGGCCGGGCGACGTGCTCGAGACGACGGGCGAGGTGACCGGGATCGAGGCGCGCTCGCGGCTCGACTTCCTCACCGTCACCACCACCTCGGTGAACCAGCGCGGGGAGCGGGTGGTGCAGGGGACCTGGACGGCGATCGTCCGCGGCTGA
- a CDS encoding YtxH domain-containing protein yields MDWKSLKKLRNMDRDDVLDMMGLERSTPTGDFFTGLGLFAVGMLVGAGLGLLFAPKRGEEIRAQMGEAWRNRREHADEFAHQIGMETSPGPTAGKMQ; encoded by the coding sequence ATGGACTGGAAGAGCCTGAAGAAGCTGCGGAACATGGACCGCGACGACGTGCTCGACATGATGGGGCTCGAGCGCAGCACGCCCACCGGCGACTTCTTCACCGGGCTCGGCCTGTTCGCCGTGGGGATGCTGGTGGGCGCCGGCCTCGGCCTGCTCTTCGCGCCGAAGCGGGGCGAGGAGATCCGCGCCCAGATGGGCGAGGCCTGGCGCAACCGCCGCGAGCACGCGGACGAGTTCGCCCACCAGATCGGGATGGAGACCAGCCCTGGCCCGACCGCGGGCAAGATGCAGTAG
- the dnaK gene encoding molecular chaperone DnaK: MSGGQEPVIGIDLGTSNSVVAAVVDGQPRVIPNRAGQLLTPSIVAVSRNGKRLVGGIAKRQAITNAENTVHAAKRLIGRRWGSREVEDARKVLPYELVPGPDGFDVRVRMGGQVYPVQEISAMVLAELKADAEAFFGEPVTKAVITVPAYFNDGQRQATKDAGAIAGLEVLRIVNEPTSAALAYGFGRQLDKKVVVFDLGGGTLDVSILDIGKNVYDVVGVGGDTYLGGEDFDRRLGDAVAESFAAEHGGVDARQDKMALQRLRDASEKAKCDLSALPSASVSLPFLVAGPDGKALHLERQVTREELERLTRDLVDRCIDVTDRTLRDAGVRRSEVAEVLLVGGMTRMPRIQAAVRAYFGREPSRGVHPEEVVALGAAIQGQALLHPEQLASEPLLLDVTPQNLGILVAGGYFRTVIPRNTTVPTSQTHVFTTVQDNQTAVRIAVLQGASEKADENELLGEFVLAGIRPARRGEVQIDVTFDITADGILGVSAYDRVTGQRQSIQVTATSGLSEEELETLRERRDWELPAVAPGGEDPT, translated from the coding sequence ATGAGCGGCGGGCAGGAGCCGGTGATCGGGATCGACCTCGGCACCAGCAACTCGGTGGTGGCCGCGGTGGTGGACGGGCAGCCGCGCGTGATCCCGAACCGCGCCGGCCAGCTCCTCACACCGTCGATCGTGGCGGTGTCGCGGAACGGGAAGCGGCTCGTGGGCGGGATCGCGAAGCGGCAGGCGATCACCAACGCCGAGAACACGGTGCACGCCGCGAAGCGGCTCATCGGGCGCCGGTGGGGCTCGCGCGAGGTCGAGGACGCGCGCAAGGTGCTGCCCTACGAGCTCGTGCCCGGGCCCGACGGCTTCGACGTCCGGGTCCGGATGGGCGGACAGGTCTACCCGGTGCAGGAGATCTCGGCGATGGTGCTCGCCGAGCTCAAGGCGGACGCCGAGGCCTTCTTCGGGGAGCCGGTCACCAAGGCGGTGATCACCGTCCCGGCCTACTTCAACGACGGCCAGCGCCAGGCCACCAAGGACGCGGGGGCCATCGCCGGCCTCGAGGTGCTCCGCATCGTCAACGAGCCGACCAGCGCCGCGCTGGCCTACGGCTTCGGCCGGCAGCTCGACAAGAAGGTGGTGGTCTTCGACCTCGGCGGCGGCACGCTCGACGTCTCCATCCTCGACATCGGGAAGAACGTCTACGACGTGGTCGGCGTCGGCGGCGACACCTACCTCGGCGGCGAGGACTTCGACCGGCGGCTCGGCGACGCGGTGGCCGAGTCCTTCGCGGCCGAGCACGGCGGGGTGGACGCGCGGCAGGACAAGATGGCGCTGCAGCGGCTCCGGGACGCCAGCGAGAAGGCCAAGTGCGACCTCTCGGCGCTGCCGTCGGCGAGCGTGTCGCTGCCGTTCCTGGTCGCCGGGCCGGACGGGAAGGCGCTCCACCTCGAGCGGCAGGTCACGCGCGAGGAGCTGGAGCGGCTCACCCGCGACCTGGTGGACCGCTGCATCGACGTGACCGATCGGACGCTGCGCGACGCCGGGGTGCGCCGGTCGGAGGTGGCCGAGGTGCTGCTGGTGGGCGGGATGACCCGCATGCCGCGCATCCAGGCGGCGGTGCGGGCCTACTTCGGCCGCGAGCCCTCGCGCGGCGTCCACCCGGAGGAGGTGGTGGCGCTCGGGGCGGCGATCCAGGGGCAGGCGCTCCTGCACCCCGAGCAGCTCGCCTCCGAGCCGCTGCTCCTCGACGTCACGCCGCAGAACCTCGGCATCCTGGTGGCCGGCGGGTACTTCCGGACCGTCATCCCGCGCAACACCACCGTCCCGACCAGCCAGACCCACGTCTTCACCACCGTGCAGGACAACCAGACCGCGGTGCGCATCGCCGTGCTCCAGGGCGCGAGCGAGAAGGCGGACGAGAACGAGCTCCTCGGGGAGTTCGTGCTCGCCGGCATCCGGCCGGCCCGCCGGGGCGAGGTCCAGATCGACGTGACCTTCGACATCACCGCCGACGGCATCCTGGGCGTCTCGGCCTACGACCGGGTCACCGGGCAGCGGCAGTCGATCCAGGTCACCGCCACCTCCGGCCTCTCGGAGGAGGAGCTCGAGACGTTGCGCGAGCGCCGCGACTGGGAGCTCCCGGCCGTGGCGCCCGGGGGGGAGGATCCGACATGA
- a CDS encoding MaoC family dehydratase, whose amino-acid sequence MKRLADFRPGDTFVLTRTCDRYRPVYYAAASGDFNPIHVDPEVGRQAGFPGAILQGMCTLAWAADACVGYFDDPARIRRLRARFSRPVNVGDTVTVTGRCVAVEGGTVRVELSAVNQHGQEVLKGAVAEASFGEER is encoded by the coding sequence ATGAAGCGGCTCGCGGACTTCCGCCCCGGCGACACCTTCGTCCTCACCCGCACCTGCGACCGCTACCGGCCGGTCTACTACGCCGCGGCGTCCGGTGACTTCAACCCGATCCACGTCGATCCCGAGGTCGGCCGGCAGGCCGGGTTCCCGGGCGCGATCCTCCAGGGCATGTGCACGCTCGCCTGGGCGGCCGATGCCTGCGTCGGCTACTTCGACGACCCGGCGCGCATCCGGCGGCTCCGCGCCCGCTTCTCCCGCCCGGTGAACGTCGGTGACACCGTGACCGTCACCGGGCGCTGCGTGGCGGTCGAGGGGGGCACGGTCCGGGTGGAGCTCTCGGCCGTGAACCAGCACGGGCAGGAGGTGCTGAAGGGGGCCGTCGCCGAGGCCTCCTTCGGCGAGGAGCGCTGA
- the hslU gene encoding ATP-dependent protease ATPase subunit HslU, with translation MPEPRDLSPKEIVAELDRYIVGQAKAKKAVAIALRNRWRRQRVAPELKDEILPKNIIMIGPTGVGKTEIARRLARLAGSPFVKVEASKFTEVGYVGRDVDSMVRDLVEAAVKLVKEEEMEKLRGRAREAAEEKVLDALGHGGGLGVGFRSAVRRVAGEGEEPGLSPREKARAQLRAGTLDDDEVEVEVAEKAAPLMPMVAGPGMEDMAQGLNDMFQSLGNNPLVSMLGGGPKKRKRKLRVRDALELLTQDEAARLVDMERVTREALERAQDHGIVFIDEVDKIAARGEGGAGPDVSRGGVQRDLLPIVEGSNVNTKYGVVKTDHVLFIAAGAFHVAKVSDLIPELQGRFPIRVELDPLGRDELVRILKEPRNSLVRQYTALLATEGVDLQIGDDAVDELARLAAEVNERNEDIGARRLHTVMEKLLEEVSFDAPALAGRRIVVDAAYVRERLAGVAGDEDLSRYIL, from the coding sequence ATGCCCGAGCCGCGGGACCTGTCGCCCAAGGAGATCGTGGCCGAGCTCGACCGGTACATCGTCGGGCAGGCCAAGGCCAAGAAGGCGGTGGCCATCGCGCTGCGGAACCGCTGGCGCCGGCAGCGCGTCGCGCCCGAGCTGAAGGACGAGATCCTCCCCAAGAACATCATCATGATCGGGCCCACCGGGGTGGGGAAGACCGAGATCGCGCGCCGGCTGGCCCGGCTCGCCGGCTCGCCCTTCGTCAAGGTGGAGGCCTCCAAGTTCACCGAGGTGGGCTACGTCGGGCGCGACGTGGACTCGATGGTGCGCGACCTCGTCGAGGCCGCGGTGAAGCTGGTGAAGGAGGAGGAGATGGAGAAGCTCCGCGGCCGCGCCCGGGAGGCGGCCGAGGAGAAGGTGCTCGACGCGCTCGGGCACGGCGGCGGCCTCGGGGTCGGCTTCCGGAGCGCGGTGCGGCGGGTGGCGGGGGAGGGGGAGGAGCCGGGCCTCTCGCCGCGCGAGAAGGCGCGCGCGCAGCTCCGCGCCGGCACGCTCGACGACGACGAGGTCGAGGTCGAGGTGGCCGAGAAGGCCGCGCCGCTCATGCCCATGGTGGCCGGCCCGGGCATGGAGGACATGGCGCAGGGGCTCAACGACATGTTCCAGAGCCTCGGCAACAACCCGCTCGTCTCGATGCTGGGCGGCGGCCCGAAGAAGCGGAAGCGCAAGCTCCGGGTGCGGGACGCGCTCGAGCTGCTCACGCAGGACGAGGCGGCCCGCCTGGTGGACATGGAGCGGGTCACGCGCGAGGCGCTCGAGCGGGCCCAGGACCACGGCATCGTCTTCATCGACGAGGTGGACAAGATCGCCGCGCGCGGCGAGGGCGGCGCCGGCCCCGACGTCTCGCGCGGCGGCGTGCAGCGCGATCTCCTCCCCATCGTCGAGGGCTCGAACGTCAACACCAAGTACGGCGTGGTCAAGACCGACCACGTCCTCTTCATCGCCGCGGGCGCCTTCCACGTGGCCAAGGTGTCGGACCTCATCCCCGAGCTGCAGGGGCGCTTCCCCATCCGCGTGGAGCTCGACCCGCTCGGGCGCGACGAGCTGGTGCGCATCCTGAAGGAGCCCCGCAACTCGCTGGTGCGCCAGTACACCGCGCTCCTCGCCACCGAGGGGGTGGACCTGCAGATCGGCGACGACGCCGTGGACGAGCTGGCGCGGCTCGCCGCCGAGGTGAACGAGCGGAACGAGGACATCGGCGCGCGGCGGCTCCACACGGTGATGGAGAAGCTCCTCGAGGAGGTCTCCTTCGACGCGCCGGCGCTGGCCGGCCGCCGGATCGTGGTGGACGCGGCCTACGTGCGGGAGCGGCTCGCCGGCGTGGCCGGCGACGAGGACCTCTCCCGCTACATCCTGTAG
- the coaE gene encoding dephospho-CoA kinase (Dephospho-CoA kinase (CoaE) performs the final step in coenzyme A biosynthesis.), with amino-acid sequence MRLIGLTGGIATGKSTFAAALRERGVPVIDADVLARQVVARGTPGLAQVVAAFGPEVLGPAGELDRKKLAARVFGDPAARAALEAITHPAIREALQAETRRLDAAGAPLAFYDVPLLYEVGLEEVLDCVVVVYAPAASQLLRLERRDGLTYAEAKARLAAQLPIDEKARRADVLVTNEADPAALRAKAEPLLRDLSLGLSRKLPNAPPKRY; translated from the coding sequence GTGAGGCTCATCGGGCTCACCGGCGGCATCGCCACCGGCAAGAGCACCTTCGCCGCGGCGCTGCGCGAGCGCGGCGTCCCGGTGATCGACGCCGACGTCCTGGCCAGGCAGGTGGTGGCCCGCGGGACGCCCGGGCTCGCCCAGGTGGTGGCCGCCTTCGGCCCCGAGGTGCTCGGCCCCGCCGGCGAGCTCGACCGCAAGAAGCTCGCCGCCCGCGTCTTCGGCGACCCCGCCGCCCGGGCGGCGCTCGAGGCGATCACCCACCCCGCCATCCGCGAGGCCCTCCAGGCCGAGACCCGCCGGCTCGACGCCGCCGGGGCGCCCCTCGCCTTCTACGACGTCCCGCTCCTGTACGAGGTCGGGCTCGAGGAGGTGCTCGACTGCGTGGTGGTGGTGTACGCGCCCGCCGCGAGCCAGCTGCTCCGGCTCGAGCGGCGGGACGGGCTCACCTACGCCGAGGCGAAGGCCCGCCTCGCGGCCCAGCTCCCGATCGACGAGAAGGCCCGCCGGGCGGACGTGCTGGTCACCAACGAGGCCGACCCGGCCGCGCTCCGCGCCAAGGCCGAGCCGCTCCTGCGCGACCTCTCCCTGGGCCTCTCCCGGAAGCTTCCCAACGCGCCGCCGAAGCGCTATTGA
- the yihA gene encoding ribosome biogenesis GTP-binding protein YihA/YsxC — protein sequence MPVQVIEAKFEKTATRREEWPEPPLPEFAFVGRSNVGKSSMLNALARQKKLARVSNTPGRTQALQFFLVTEVPSKAAAREVIRFCDLPGYGYAKVSKSERDRWARMIEDYLRVREPLRAVVLIVDGRHPPSESDRDALAFLRSTGRDVLVAATKLDKLARNRRLHAVREIERELELPQGSAVPFSAVEGTGTDALWARLVELARG from the coding sequence GTGCCAGTCCAGGTCATCGAGGCGAAGTTCGAGAAGACGGCCACCCGGCGCGAGGAGTGGCCGGAGCCGCCCCTCCCCGAGTTCGCCTTCGTGGGGCGGAGCAACGTCGGCAAGTCGTCGATGCTGAACGCGCTCGCCCGGCAGAAGAAGCTGGCGCGGGTCTCGAACACGCCCGGCCGCACCCAGGCGCTCCAGTTCTTCCTCGTGACCGAGGTGCCCTCCAAGGCGGCGGCGCGCGAGGTGATCCGGTTCTGCGACCTGCCGGGCTACGGCTACGCCAAGGTGTCGAAGTCGGAGCGGGATCGCTGGGCGCGGATGATCGAGGACTACCTGCGGGTGCGCGAGCCGCTCCGGGCGGTGGTGCTCATCGTGGACGGCCGGCACCCGCCGAGCGAGAGCGACCGCGACGCGCTCGCCTTCCTGCGCAGCACCGGCCGCGACGTGCTCGTGGCCGCGACCAAGCTCGACAAGCTCGCCCGCAACCGGCGGCTCCACGCGGTCCGGGAGATCGAGCGGGAGCTCGAGCTGCCGCAGGGGAGCGCGGTGCCGTTCAGCGCCGTCGAGGGCACCGGCACCGACGCCCTCTGGGCGCGCCTCGTCGAGCTGGCGCGAGGCTGA
- a CDS encoding acetylornithine transaminase, translated as MNNETLVARGKAVLTPNYRQAPVALVRGEGSRVWDADGREYLDCICGIAVNALGHCHPAVVAALEAQARELWHVSNLFFNPRAVELAEALVEGSLFARRVFFCNSGAEANEAMLKLARKYQADLGHPERNEIVACLSSFHGRTMFALSCTGQEKYHHGFEPLVPGVRHVPYGDVEALRGALGPRTAAFIVEPIQGEAGVMPAPEGYLARARALTREAGALLCFDEVQTGVGRTGRMWAHEWDGVAPDLMSSAKAIANGFPMGALLASEEVGAHLTPGSHASTFGGNALGCAAALAVLKVLRGGALEASRAVSARLVERLEALRATGRVKGVRGRGMLQGVLLQGVSAGAVVELARAQGLLVNAIGDSVIRFAPALTLTAAEADLAAERLGAALRAAPAKE; from the coding sequence ATGAACAACGAAACGCTCGTGGCCCGGGGCAAGGCGGTGCTCACCCCCAACTACCGGCAGGCGCCGGTGGCGCTGGTGCGCGGCGAAGGCTCGCGCGTGTGGGACGCCGACGGCAGGGAGTACCTCGACTGCATCTGCGGCATCGCGGTCAACGCGCTCGGCCACTGCCACCCGGCGGTGGTCGCGGCGCTCGAGGCGCAGGCGCGCGAGCTGTGGCACGTCTCCAACCTCTTCTTCAACCCGCGCGCGGTGGAGCTGGCCGAGGCGCTGGTGGAGGGCTCGCTGTTCGCGAGGCGGGTCTTCTTCTGCAACAGCGGCGCCGAGGCCAACGAGGCGATGCTGAAGCTCGCCCGCAAGTACCAGGCCGACCTCGGCCACCCCGAGCGGAACGAGATCGTCGCCTGCCTGAGCTCCTTCCACGGGCGGACGATGTTCGCCCTCTCCTGCACCGGGCAGGAGAAGTACCACCACGGCTTCGAGCCCCTCGTCCCGGGCGTGCGCCACGTCCCCTACGGCGACGTCGAGGCGCTCCGGGGCGCGCTCGGGCCGCGCACCGCCGCCTTCATCGTCGAGCCGATCCAGGGCGAGGCGGGGGTGATGCCCGCGCCGGAGGGCTACCTCGCCCGGGCCCGGGCGCTCACCCGCGAGGCCGGCGCGCTCCTCTGCTTCGACGAGGTGCAGACCGGGGTCGGCCGCACCGGGCGGATGTGGGCGCACGAGTGGGACGGCGTCGCCCCCGACCTCATGAGCTCCGCGAAGGCGATCGCCAACGGCTTCCCCATGGGCGCGCTGCTCGCGTCCGAGGAGGTCGGCGCGCACCTCACCCCCGGCAGCCACGCCAGCACCTTCGGCGGCAACGCGCTCGGGTGCGCCGCGGCGCTCGCGGTGCTGAAGGTCCTGCGCGGCGGGGCGCTCGAGGCCTCGCGCGCCGTCTCGGCCCGGCTGGTGGAGCGGCTCGAGGCGCTGCGCGCCACCGGCCGGGTGAAGGGCGTGCGCGGCCGCGGCATGCTGCAGGGGGTCCTGCTCCAGGGGGTCTCCGCCGGCGCGGTGGTCGAGCTCGCCCGCGCCCAGGGGCTCCTCGTGAACGCCATCGGCGACTCGGTGATCCGGTTCGCCCCCGCCCTGACCCTCACCGCCGCCGAGGCCGACCTGGCCGCCGAGCGGCTCGGCGCCGCCCTCCGGGCCGCGCCGGCCAAGGAATGA
- the argF gene encoding ornithine carbamoyltransferase, whose amino-acid sequence MSRIARKKRDFLRITDLSREELTELVERAAEWKLLGKGGPRPLDRMTLGLIFEKASTRTRVSFEVAAYQLGGNAMFLSPRDTQLGRGEPIRDTARVLSRYLDALVVRTFEHAKLEELASQADVPVVNALTDASHPCQIVADLLTVAERFGQDAIGREDLSVAWIGDGNNMANSWLEACARLGFTLRLACPEGYDPDPALLAQAGRHARVFRTPREAVEGALVVNTDVWASMGQEGEAAKRIRDFAGYIVDDALLAAADSRAIVLHCLPAHRGEEISEAVLEGPRSVVFDEAENRLHAQKALLELLLAG is encoded by the coding sequence ATGTCCCGCATCGCCCGCAAGAAGCGCGACTTCCTCCGCATCACCGACCTCTCCCGCGAGGAGCTGACCGAGCTCGTGGAGCGCGCCGCCGAGTGGAAGCTGCTCGGGAAGGGCGGGCCGCGCCCGCTCGACCGGATGACGCTCGGGCTCATCTTCGAGAAGGCCTCGACGCGCACCCGCGTCTCGTTCGAGGTCGCCGCCTACCAGCTCGGCGGCAACGCCATGTTCCTCTCGCCGCGCGACACCCAGCTCGGCCGCGGCGAGCCGATCCGCGACACCGCCCGCGTGCTGTCGCGCTACCTCGACGCGCTCGTGGTCCGCACCTTCGAGCACGCCAAGCTCGAGGAGCTGGCGAGCCAGGCCGACGTCCCGGTGGTGAACGCGCTCACCGACGCCTCGCACCCCTGCCAGATCGTGGCCGACCTGCTCACGGTGGCCGAGCGCTTCGGGCAGGACGCCATCGGCCGGGAGGACCTCTCGGTGGCCTGGATCGGCGACGGCAACAACATGGCGAACAGCTGGCTCGAGGCCTGCGCCCGGCTCGGCTTCACCCTGCGGCTCGCCTGCCCCGAGGGCTACGATCCCGATCCCGCGCTGCTCGCGCAGGCCGGCCGGCACGCCCGGGTCTTCCGCACGCCCCGGGAGGCGGTGGAGGGGGCCCTCGTCGTCAACACCGACGTCTGGGCGAGCATGGGCCAGGAGGGGGAGGCGGCGAAGCGGATCCGCGACTTCGCCGGCTACATCGTGGACGACGCGCTCCTCGCCGCCGCCGACTCGCGCGCCATCGTCCTGCACTGCCTGCCGGCCCACCGCGGCGAGGAGATCTCGGAGGCGGTGCTGGAGGGGCCGCGCTCGGTGGTCTTCGACGAGGCCGAGAACCGGCTGCACGCCCAGAAGGCGCTCCTGGAGCTCCTGCTGGCGGGGTGA
- a CDS encoding tetratricopeptide repeat protein codes for MSGDRPQRPQEAPSSAWDAEPSREPPIVLDARGGLDLTALADEPLEPPPPPPARDPPSGVPAWMAEARRRMALDDFSGAIELVEQVLAADPGHAEARALLARNEEKLVGLYESKLGGMMAVPQPRMRPDQVLWLNLDHRAGFLLAQVDGTVSYEDLFALSGLPRLETARILARLVEQKVIG; via the coding sequence ATGAGCGGAGACCGGCCGCAGAGGCCGCAGGAGGCCCCGAGCTCGGCCTGGGACGCGGAGCCCTCGCGCGAGCCGCCCATCGTGCTCGACGCGCGCGGCGGGCTCGACCTGACCGCCCTCGCCGACGAGCCGCTCGAGCCGCCGCCCCCGCCGCCCGCCCGCGACCCGCCGTCGGGCGTGCCGGCCTGGATGGCCGAGGCCCGGAGGCGGATGGCGCTCGACGACTTCTCCGGGGCCATCGAGCTCGTGGAGCAGGTGCTCGCCGCGGATCCGGGCCACGCCGAGGCCCGGGCCCTGCTGGCCCGGAACGAGGAGAAGCTGGTCGGCCTCTACGAGTCCAAGCTCGGCGGGATGATGGCGGTCCCGCAGCCGCGCATGCGGCCGGACCAGGTGCTCTGGCTCAACCTCGACCACCGGGCCGGCTTCCTGCTCGCCCAGGTGGACGGCACGGTGAGCTACGAGGACCTCTTCGCGCTCTCCGGGCTGCCCCGGCTCGAGACCGCGCGCATCCTGGCGCGGCTCGTCGAGCAGAAGGTGATCGGGTAG
- a CDS encoding SDR family oxidoreductase encodes MGGPAAREVVFVTGYPGFIARRLVQRLARELSPGARLTLLVEPSQLEAARAAAADLPLRPELLEGDVSAMHLGLSGPEFKRLAAEVTCIWHLAAVKEVSAGRDRLRRVNVEGTRNALDLARSAPGLRRFHHFSSAWVSGDRTGVILEDELEFGQGFHDAYEESKYRAEVLVKRAAADRLPVTVYRPSIVVGDSRTGEIDRFEGPYALAILLLASPLTLPLPLPGDGAAPLNVVPVDFVVESAVTIGRNPAAVGRTVHLVDPAPLSARRVYELVAAREHRRLPPMSLPARAVDAILRLPVLERLTRSQRSAIEAVSHGALYNCRNTLELLEGTGVRCPPLTAYLDRLTEFVKEQYARRRAARALEVDDPLDDPPAPPRRGAAPERP; translated from the coding sequence ATGGGCGGGCCGGCTGCGCGCGAGGTGGTGTTCGTCACGGGCTACCCGGGCTTCATCGCCCGGCGGCTGGTCCAGCGGCTCGCGCGGGAGCTCTCGCCCGGCGCCCGGCTCACGCTCCTCGTCGAGCCCTCGCAGCTCGAGGCGGCGCGCGCCGCGGCGGCCGACCTCCCGCTCCGCCCGGAGCTGCTCGAGGGAGACGTCTCGGCGATGCACCTCGGCCTCTCCGGGCCGGAGTTCAAGCGGCTGGCCGCCGAGGTCACCTGCATCTGGCACCTCGCCGCGGTGAAGGAGGTCTCGGCCGGGCGCGACCGGCTCCGGCGCGTCAACGTCGAGGGCACGCGGAACGCGCTCGACCTGGCGCGGAGCGCCCCGGGGCTGCGCCGCTTCCACCACTTCTCGAGCGCCTGGGTCTCCGGCGATCGGACCGGGGTGATCCTCGAGGACGAGCTCGAGTTCGGGCAGGGCTTCCACGACGCCTACGAGGAGTCGAAGTACCGGGCCGAGGTGCTGGTGAAGCGCGCCGCCGCCGACCGGCTGCCGGTCACCGTCTACCGGCCCTCCATCGTGGTCGGCGACTCCCGGACCGGCGAGATCGACCGGTTCGAGGGGCCCTACGCGCTCGCCATCCTGCTGCTCGCCTCCCCGCTGACGCTGCCCTTGCCGCTGCCGGGCGACGGGGCGGCGCCGCTCAACGTGGTCCCGGTGGACTTCGTGGTCGAGTCGGCCGTCACCATCGGGCGGAACCCGGCGGCGGTGGGGCGCACCGTCCACCTCGTGGACCCGGCGCCGCTCTCGGCCCGGCGCGTCTACGAGCTCGTGGCGGCGCGCGAGCACCGGCGGCTCCCGCCCATGTCGCTGCCCGCGCGCGCGGTGGACGCCATCCTGCGGCTCCCGGTGCTCGAGCGGCTGACGCGCTCGCAGCGCTCCGCCATCGAGGCGGTGAGCCACGGCGCGCTCTACAACTGCCGCAACACGCTCGAGCTGCTCGAGGGCACGGGGGTGCGCTGCCCGCCGCTCACCGCGTACCTCGACCGGCTCACCGAGTTCGTGAAGGAGCAGTACGCCCGGCGCCGGGCCGCCCGCGCCCTCGAGGTGGACGACCCGCTCGACGACCCGCCGGCGCCCCCGCGCCGCGGCGCCGCGCCCGAGCGGCCGTGA
- a CDS encoding J domain-containing protein — translation MTSPLPPKPAVDEAALYEPVDLPLELRREILELEARVRGTHWEVLGLAWNAGPAEARAAYLERIRRFHPDRYNGRSLGTFKVRLDRIVQRLTEARDLLADPARRDAYARETAPPEEVARVEAQRLDDELRAQERRARLARSASLVGRAARGGEIMKRARAALEEGRFADAANDFLTLVAMDPRNAEARDLAHEARHRAAAAQAQGVAERARESEALGRLSAARALWVEAAGLDPEGAPWQLGCARLARLQGDHAEALSRAEAAARLAPADPRAAEELGLALAQLGRVKEARRALRRALAADGSLEAARAQLRKLRWRIFG, via the coding sequence GTGACCTCTCCCCTCCCGCCCAAGCCCGCCGTCGACGAGGCCGCGCTCTACGAGCCGGTGGACCTCCCGCTCGAGCTGCGGCGGGAGATCCTAGAGCTGGAGGCCCGGGTGCGCGGCACGCACTGGGAGGTCCTGGGGCTCGCCTGGAACGCCGGCCCCGCCGAGGCCCGCGCCGCCTACCTGGAGCGGATCCGGCGCTTCCACCCCGACCGCTACAACGGGCGCTCGCTCGGCACCTTCAAGGTCCGGCTCGACCGGATCGTCCAGCGGCTCACCGAGGCCCGCGACCTCCTCGCGGACCCGGCGCGCCGGGACGCCTATGCCCGGGAGACGGCGCCGCCGGAGGAGGTGGCCCGGGTCGAGGCGCAGCGGCTCGACGACGAGCTCCGGGCCCAGGAGCGCCGGGCCCGGCTGGCCCGGAGCGCGTCGCTCGTGGGGCGGGCCGCCCGGGGCGGCGAGATCATGAAGCGGGCCCGGGCCGCGCTCGAGGAGGGCCGGTTCGCCGACGCCGCGAACGACTTCCTCACCCTCGTCGCCATGGATCCGCGCAACGCCGAGGCCCGCGACCTCGCGCACGAGGCGCGGCACCGCGCCGCGGCGGCGCAGGCCCAGGGCGTGGCGGAGCGGGCCCGCGAGTCCGAGGCGCTCGGGAGGCTCTCGGCCGCGCGGGCGCTCTGGGTCGAGGCGGCCGGGCTCGATCCCGAGGGGGCGCCGTGGCAGCTCGGCTGCGCCCGGCTGGCGCGGCTCCAGGGCGATCACGCCGAGGCGCTCTCTCGGGCCGAGGCGGCCGCGCGGCTCGCCCCGGCCGACCCCCGCGCCGCGGAGGAGCTGGGGCTCGCGCTGGCGCAGCTCGGGCGGGTGAAGGAGGCCCGGCGCGCCCTGCGCCGCGCCCTGGCGGCGGACGGCTCGCTCGAGGCCGCGCGCGCGCAGCTGCGCAAGCTGCGCTGGAGGATCTTCGGATGA